A genomic window from Ciona intestinalis chromosome 8, KH, whole genome shotgun sequence includes:
- the zf(c2h2)-36 gene encoding zinc finger protein 36 isoform X2: MDNSELTRGPFTCPNCNKEFQQFSVFNAHSQEKCVPADSQPFCIIFNPTSNKNARPRKKLHLTVEEYFYGKCNGKKHKQVANFNPSKKYKCYSCAKVLKNNLRFMSHVRHKIENHWKQNDNINDFNICSHCYRHYDTPFQLQCHVETVHSSVAASTTCCICELNFQDEETFLFHMKNRHGCQEMPYVCKICSHRSSLYSDLMQHFRECHENSNSLMCPFCLCIHNTGNSHLNHVIQHLKKSYRCSRCRLQFSSSVAQCQHLTIDHMKTMRSKLRYPVPPNINDYTVFVKLGKKTSLPLKSFFFGSPTAREVLATSFPNFVDTKEKSKSCKRKLDQTLKQKLVSMKITKSALHLNLNLIDDTSEFTCWECALTFQHDVQHYIQHFQTEYKCRECFYASHCLYAAADHSETHTNRFRKEEDRIKETKINVVVSPTWPSKSPTVNSKRLRIGEKHGVEETGRNNDNISPSSLPGMSVTINSIEWDLENEEKLEENWKPNEDLPLNNSAQSGEEKTNKEKNVFKRKNPRRKQLLPQKVTFDGEDSPQNNITPNSVNTVGSSATHVPNSLSSAPKSNKKSAKKRKLSEEASATEEKPQRTRAKKKTSQLNLLSEPPANPFNFQRNGVVSLGSTNKPIQAPDSAKIKAKPFPAKPFDISQMSFGKVFASSRTLSEKLYNPSKKSNKQSTTPSKNVLKPSKQVPASPMNVAETPNPQPPVKDFVFEKNAKGKLVLVPRTLKKAPAKFEMPKPPRAISFSEVTKSSILVKWLPPIDCSVTQYLLQFRGFGIPTTEVLPPAQTMVRLVGLRSNTTYVVRMYSMYKNMKSSCIHGKQKTLGLRELTQLNKQAMESPVIILDDEDEEKDVNSSSAAPDTFKPTPVVSGATPMALNATSGTAKITPFPKNHTLSSSETQKITPKLIPVSQIKTATVLRTAMATQLKNLLPITSQASISIKVTKVGGINIHKLSPQQKTLPKTIDSNVIMPPMKLMVQKGKVTGKPIVPISKTELVRVSNSPQQTVLSALSLEKKENTEIVSATNVVDMENTTSDSNKDISMDTDTVIIETSSINDVETSSQNTSMVDGIASGAQSSNLDTVINTMSQDKPLVSDVVVDAQTSSGDSLENTTGKDNVSVDTQMSSVEGKDETTLLTKDIGVSEKVVSEKMDKPDAKTHDVQSSSADVVTPAVVERVESVAVEETGGFVEKEDPIIEHNMVETVPIEPATETIDSFTVAYKSDHNPSEDTTDIPCDIVGDTFTVTCTGTYHHSEDALKVSSGLAAVFDNEHADDDNDDRDNGSIDDIAMEDLDEYLKHI, encoded by the exons ATGGATAACTCTGAACTGACTCGCGGACCTTTCACATGTCCGAATTGCAATAAAGAATTTCAACAATTCTCTGTGTTCAATGCACACAGTCAAG AGAAATGTGTTCCGGCGGATTCCCAACCATTTTGCATCATTTTTAATCCAACCAGCAACAAAAATGCCAGACCACGTAAAAAGTTGCACCTTACAGTAGAAGAGTATTTCTATGGGAAATGTAACGGCAAGAAACATAAACA GGTAGCCAACTTCAACccatcaaagaaatataaatgttacagCTGTGCAAAAGTTTTGAAGAACAACCTCCG ATTTATGAGCCATGTTCGCCACAAGATTGAAAATCATTGGAAACAGAACGACAACATAAACGACTTCAACATATGTAGTCACTGCTACAGACATTATGATACACCTTTCCAACTACAATGTCATGTTGAAACTGTTCATTCTTCTGTAGCTGCATCGA CCACATGCTGCATTTGTGAGCTCAACTTTCAAGACGAAGAAACTTTTCTATTTCACATGAAAAATCGTCATGGTTGTCAGGAAATGCCTTATGTGTGTAAGATCTGCTCTCATCGCTCTTCACTCTACTCTGACTTAATGCAGCATTTCAG aGAGTGCCATGAAAACAGCAATTCCTTGATGTGTCCCTTCTGCTTGTGTATTCACAACACTGGAAACTCCCATCTAAACCATGTAATTCAACATTTG aAAAAGTCGTACAGATGTTCACGTTGCCGTCTGCAGTTTTCCAGCAGTGTTGCGCAGTGCCAACATTTAACAATTGATCACATGAAGACAATGAGGTCTAAACTTCGATACCCCGTACCTCCCAATATTAATGATTACACG GTCTTTGTAAAACTTGGGAAAAAGACATCTTTACCACTTAAATCATTTTTCTTTGGTTCTCCAACTGCACGGGAAGTATTAGCAACAAGTTTTCCAAACTTTGTGGATACcaaagaaaaaagcaaaa GTTGCAAACGAAAATTAGATCAGACTCTCAAACAAAAGTTGGTTTCAATGAAAATCACAAAGTCTGCCTTACATCTGAA CCTTAATCTAATAGACGATACCAGTGAGTTTACTTGTTGGGAATGTGCATTAACTTTCCAGCATGATGTTCAACATTATATACAGCATTTCCAGACAGAATACAAATGTAGGGAATGTTTTTATGCCTCACACTGTCTCTATGCTGCTGCAGATCACAGTGAAACACACACAAACAG atTTAGAAAAGAAGAAGACAGGATtaaagaaactaaaataaacGTCGTTGTTTCACCAACTTGGCCATCAAAGTCACCAACAGTTAAcag CAAGAGGTTAAGAATTGGAGAGAAACATGGAGTAGAAGAAACTGGAAGAAATAATGACAACATTTCACCATCTAGCTTACCAGGAATGTCAGTTACAATAAACAG TATTGAATGGGATCTTGAAAATGAGGAGAAATTAGAAGAAAACTGGAAGCCAAATGAAGATCTTCCGCTTAACAACTCAGCTCAATCAGGAGAAGAGAAAactaacaaagaaaaaaa tgtcttcaaaagaaaaaatcctcgaagaaaacaacttttaccACAGAAAGTTACCTTTGATGGCGAGGACTCACCACAGAACA ACATTACACCAAATTCAGTTAACACAGTTGGTTCATCAGCCACCCATGTGCCAAATTCGCTTTCCTCTGCtccaaaatcaaacaaaaaatcagcaaaaaaaagaaaattatctGAAGAAGCTTCAGCAACAGAAGAAAAGCCACAGCGCACCAGGgcaaaaaagaaaacttcACAACTAAATTTACTCTCAGAACCCCCAGCTAACCCTTTTAATTTTCAACGGAATGGTGTCGTCTCTTTGGGTTCCACAAACAAGCCTATACAAGCACCGGACAGTGCTAAGATAAAGGCAAAACCATTTCCCGCTAAACCATTTGATATTTCCCAAATGTCTTTTGGAAAAGTTTTTGCAAGTTCAAGAACCTTGAGTGAAAAACTTTATAATCCTTCAAAGAAAAGCAACAAGCAGTCTACAACACCCAGCAAAAATGTTCTGAAACCCAGTAAGCAGGTACCAGCCTCTCCAATGAATGTTGCAG aaacaCCAAACCCACAACCTCCAGTAAAGGATtttgtgtttgaaaaaaatgcaaaaggGAAATTGGTTTTGGTTCCTAGGACACTGAAGAAGGCACCTGCCAAATTTG AAATGCCAAAACCACCTCGTGCCATAAGCTTCAGTGAAGTCACAAAGAGCAGCATCTTGGTCAAATGGCTTCCTCCAATAGACTGCAGTGTTACCCAGTACTTGCTCCAATTTCgag GCTTTGGGATTCCCACAACTGAAGTTCTTCCACCTGCACAGACTATGGTGAGACTTGTGGGTTTGCGTTCAAATACCACCTATGTTGTGCGTATGTATTCcatgtataaaaacatgaagAGTTCTTGCATACACGGAAAGCAGAAAACAT tggGATTGCGAGAACTTACTCAGCTGAACAAACAAGCAATGGAAAGTCCTGTGATTATTCTTGATGATGAAGATGAAGAAAAAGATGTGAATTCATCTAGTGCGGCACCAGACACCTTTAAACCAACACCTGTGGTGTCAGGTGCCACACCCATGGCGTTAAATGCCACCTCTGGCACCGCTAAAATCACACCCTTTCCGAAAAATCACACCCTTTCCAGTTCcgaaacacaaaaaataactcCAAAACTTATCCCGGTATCACAAATCAAAACAGCCACGGTACTAAGGACAGCTATGGCAACTCAGCTTAAAAACCTATTACCAATCACATCGCAGGCGTCAATCAGTATAAAAGTCACAAAAGTTGGCGGGATAAATATCCACAAACTATCTCCTCAACAAAAGACACTGCCTAAAACAATTGACAGCAATGTGATCATGCCCCCGATGAAACTAATGGTACAGAAAGGCAAAGTTACCGGAAAACCAATTGTACCTATATCAAAAACGGAGCTTGTTAGAGTTTCTAACAGCCCTCAACAAACCGTTTTGTCAGCTTTGAGTTTGgagaaaaaggaaaatactGAAATTGTATCGGCAACTAATGTTGTGGACATGGAAAATACGACCAGTGATTCAAACAAAGATATTTCTATGGATACTGACACAGTTATCATTGAGACGTCTAGTATAAACGATGTCGAAACATCTAGCCAAAATACTTCTATGGTTGATGGCATTGCTAGTGGTGCTCAGAGTTCGAATCTGGATACTGTTATAAATACTATGAGCCAAGATAAGCCTTTGGTTTctgatgttgttgttgatgcTCAGACCTCAAGTGGGGATTCTTTGGAAAATACAACAGGCAAAGATAATGTTTCTGTTGATACTCAGATGTCAAGCGTGGAAGGAAAAGATGAAACGACATTATTAACGAAAGACATTGGTGTGAGTGAAAAGGTTGTTTCAGAAAAAATGGACAAACCAGATGCCAAAACTCACGATGTTCAATCTTCAAGTGCTGATGTCGTAACACCCGCTGTGGTGGAAAGAGTTGAGAGCGTTGCAGTTGAAGAAACTGGGGGTTTTGTTGAAAAAGAAGACCCAATAATTGAACACAATATGGTTGAAACTGTGCCCATTGAGCCAGCAACTGAAACTATCGATTCATTTACTGTTGCTTATAAAAGCGACCACAACCCTAGTGAAGATACAACGGATATTCCGTGTGATATTGTAGGTGATACCTTCACTGTCACTTGCACAGGTACCTACCATCATAGTGAAGATGCATTGAAAGTTTCAAGCGGTTTGGCTGCAGTGTTTGATAATGAACACGCAGATGATGATAATGATGATAGAGATAACGGATCTATTGACGATATTGCTATGGAAGATTTAGATGAATATTTGAAGCATATCTGA
- the zf(c2h2)-36 gene encoding zinc finger protein 36 isoform X1 translates to MDNSELTRGPFTCPNCNKEFQQFSVFNAHSQEKCVPADSQPFCIIFNPTSNKNARPRKKLHLTVEEYFYGKCNGKKHKQVANFNPSKKYKCYSCAKVLKNNLRFMSHVRHKIENHWKQNDNINDFNICSHCYRHYDTPFQLQCHVETVHSSVAASTTCCICELNFQDEETFLFHMKNRHGCQEMPYVCKICSHRSSLYSDLMQHFRECHENSNSLMCPFCLCIHNTGNSHLNHVIQHLKKSYRCSRCRLQFSSSVAQCQHLTIDHMKTMRSKLRYPVPPNINDYTVYVKLRKKASLPLKSFFFGSPTAREVLATSFPNFVDTKEKSKSCKRKLDQTLKQKLVSMKITKSALHLNLNLIDDTSEFTCWECALTFQHDVQHYIQHFQTEYKCRECFYASHCLYAAADHSETHTNRFRKEEDRIKETKINVVVSPTWPSKSPTVNSKRLRIGEKHGVEETGRNNDNISPSSLPGMSVTINSIEWDLENEEKLEENWKPNEDLPLNNSAQSGEEKTNKEKNVFKRKNPRRKQLLPQKVTFDGEDSPQNNITPNSVNTVGSSATHVPNSLSSAPKSNKKSAKKRKLSEEASATEEKPQRTRAKKKTSQLNLLSEPPANPFNFQRNGVVSLGSTNKPIQAPDSAKIKAKPFPAKPFDISQMSFGKVFASSRTLSEKLYNPSKKSNKQSTTPSKNVLKPSKQVPASPMNVAETPNPQPPVKDFVFEKNAKGKLVLVPRTLKKAPAKFEMPKPPRAISFSEVTKSSILVKWLPPIDCSVTQYLLQFRGFGIPTTEVLPPAQTMVRLVGLRSNTTYVVRMYSMYKNMKSSCIHGKQKTLGLRELTQLNKQAMESPVIILDDEDEEKDVNSSSAAPDTFKPTPVVSGATPMALNATSGTAKITPFPKNHTLSSSETQKITPKLIPVSQIKTATVLRTAMATQLKNLLPITSQASISIKVTKVGGINIHKLSPQQKTLPKTIDSNVIMPPMKLMVQKGKVTGKPIVPISKTELVRVSNSPQQTVLSALSLEKKENTEIVSATNVVDMENTTSDSNKDISMDTDTVIIETSSINDVETSSQNTSMVDGIASGAQSSNLDTVINTMSQDKPLVSDVVVDAQTSSGDSLENTTGKDNVSVDTQMSSVEGKDETTLLTKDIGVSEKVVSEKMDKPDAKTHDVQSSSADVVTPAVVERVESVAVEETGGFVEKEDPIIEHNMVETVPIEPATETIDSFTVAYKSDHNPSEDTTDIPCDIVGDTFTVTCTGTYHHSEDALKVSSGLAAVFDNEHADDDNDDRDNGSIDDIAMEDLDEYLKHI, encoded by the exons ATGGATAACTCTGAACTGACTCGCGGACCTTTCACATGTCCGAATTGCAATAAAGAATTTCAACAATTCTCTGTGTTCAATGCACACAGTCAAG AGAAATGTGTTCCGGCGGATTCCCAACCATTTTGCATCATTTTTAATCCAACCAGCAACAAAAATGCCAGACCACGTAAAAAGTTGCACCTTACAGTAGAAGAGTATTTCTATGGGAAATGTAACGGCAAGAAACATAAACA GGTAGCCAACTTCAACccatcaaagaaatataaatgttacagCTGTGCAAAAGTTTTGAAGAACAACCTCCG ATTTATGAGCCATGTTCGCCACAAGATTGAAAATCATTGGAAACAGAACGACAACATAAACGACTTCAACATATGTAGTCACTGCTACAGACATTATGATACACCTTTCCAACTACAATGTCATGTTGAAACTGTTCATTCTTCTGTAGCTGCATCGA CCACATGCTGCATTTGTGAGCTCAACTTTCAAGACGAAGAAACTTTTCTATTTCACATGAAAAATCGTCATGGTTGTCAGGAAATGCCTTATGTGTGTAAGATCTGCTCTCATCGCTCTTCACTCTACTCTGACTTAATGCAGCATTTCAG aGAGTGCCATGAAAACAGCAATTCCTTGATGTGTCCCTTCTGCTTGTGTATTCACAACACTGGAAACTCCCATCTAAACCATGTAATTCAACATTTG aAAAAGTCGTACAGATGTTCACGTTGCCGTCTGCAGTTTTCCAGCAGTGTTGCGCAGTGCCAACATTTAACAATTGATCACATGAAGACAATGAGGTCTAAACTTCGATACCCCGTACCTCCCAATATTAATGATTACACG GTCTATGTAAAACTTAGGAAGAAGGCATCTTTACCACTTAAATCATTTTTCTTTGGTTCTCCAACTGCAAGGGAAGTATTAGCAACAAGTTTTCCAAACTTTGTGGATACcaaagaaaaaagcaaaa GTTGCAAACGAAAATTAGATCAGACTCTCAAACAAAAGTTGGTTTCAATGAAAATCACAAAGTCTGCCTTACATCTGAA CCTTAATCTAATAGACGATACCAGTGAGTTTACTTGTTGGGAATGTGCATTAACTTTCCAGCATGATGTTCAACATTATATACAGCATTTCCAGACAGAATACAAATGTAGGGAATGTTTTTATGCCTCACACTGTCTCTATGCTGCTGCAGATCACAGTGAAACACACACAAACAG atTTAGAAAAGAAGAAGACAGGATtaaagaaactaaaataaacGTCGTTGTTTCACCAACTTGGCCATCAAAGTCACCAACAGTTAAcag CAAGAGGTTAAGAATTGGAGAGAAACATGGAGTAGAAGAAACTGGAAGAAATAATGACAACATTTCACCATCTAGCTTACCAGGAATGTCAGTTACAATAAACAG TATTGAATGGGATCTTGAAAATGAGGAGAAATTAGAAGAAAACTGGAAGCCAAATGAAGATCTTCCGCTTAACAACTCAGCTCAATCAGGAGAAGAGAAAactaacaaagaaaaaaa tgtcttcaaaagaaaaaatcctcgaagaaaacaacttttaccACAGAAAGTTACCTTTGATGGCGAGGACTCACCACAGAACA ACATTACACCAAATTCAGTTAACACAGTTGGTTCATCAGCCACCCATGTGCCAAATTCGCTTTCCTCTGCtccaaaatcaaacaaaaaatcagcaaaaaaaagaaaattatctGAAGAAGCTTCAGCAACAGAAGAAAAGCCACAGCGCACCAGGgcaaaaaagaaaacttcACAACTAAATTTACTCTCAGAACCCCCAGCTAACCCTTTTAATTTTCAACGGAATGGTGTCGTCTCTTTGGGTTCCACAAACAAGCCTATACAAGCACCGGACAGTGCTAAGATAAAGGCAAAACCATTTCCCGCTAAACCATTTGATATTTCCCAAATGTCTTTTGGAAAAGTTTTTGCAAGTTCAAGAACCTTGAGTGAAAAACTTTATAATCCTTCAAAGAAAAGCAACAAGCAGTCTACAACACCCAGCAAAAATGTTCTGAAACCCAGTAAGCAGGTACCAGCCTCTCCAATGAATGTTGCAG aaacaCCAAACCCACAACCTCCAGTAAAGGATtttgtgtttgaaaaaaatgcaaaaggGAAATTGGTTTTGGTTCCTAGGACACTGAAGAAGGCACCTGCCAAATTTG AAATGCCAAAACCACCTCGTGCCATAAGCTTCAGTGAAGTCACAAAGAGCAGCATCTTGGTCAAATGGCTTCCTCCAATAGACTGCAGTGTTACCCAGTACTTGCTCCAATTTCgag GCTTTGGGATTCCCACAACTGAAGTTCTTCCACCTGCACAGACTATGGTGAGACTTGTGGGTTTGCGTTCAAATACCACCTATGTTGTGCGTATGTATTCcatgtataaaaacatgaagAGTTCTTGCATACACGGAAAGCAGAAAACAT tggGATTGCGAGAACTTACTCAGCTGAACAAACAAGCAATGGAAAGTCCTGTGATTATTCTTGATGATGAAGATGAAGAAAAAGATGTGAATTCATCTAGTGCGGCACCAGACACCTTTAAACCAACACCTGTGGTGTCAGGTGCCACACCCATGGCGTTAAATGCCACCTCTGGCACCGCTAAAATCACACCCTTTCCGAAAAATCACACCCTTTCCAGTTCcgaaacacaaaaaataactcCAAAACTTATCCCGGTATCACAAATCAAAACAGCCACGGTACTAAGGACAGCTATGGCAACTCAGCTTAAAAACCTATTACCAATCACATCGCAGGCGTCAATCAGTATAAAAGTCACAAAAGTTGGCGGGATAAATATCCACAAACTATCTCCTCAACAAAAGACACTGCCTAAAACAATTGACAGCAATGTGATCATGCCCCCGATGAAACTAATGGTACAGAAAGGCAAAGTTACCGGAAAACCAATTGTACCTATATCAAAAACGGAGCTTGTTAGAGTTTCTAACAGCCCTCAACAAACCGTTTTGTCAGCTTTGAGTTTGgagaaaaaggaaaatactGAAATTGTATCGGCAACTAATGTTGTGGACATGGAAAATACGACCAGTGATTCAAACAAAGATATTTCTATGGATACTGACACAGTTATCATTGAGACGTCTAGTATAAACGATGTCGAAACATCTAGCCAAAATACTTCTATGGTTGATGGCATTGCTAGTGGTGCTCAGAGTTCGAATCTGGATACTGTTATAAATACTATGAGCCAAGATAAGCCTTTGGTTTctgatgttgttgttgatgcTCAGACCTCAAGTGGGGATTCTTTGGAAAATACAACAGGCAAAGATAATGTTTCTGTTGATACTCAGATGTCAAGCGTGGAAGGAAAAGATGAAACGACATTATTAACGAAAGACATTGGTGTGAGTGAAAAGGTTGTTTCAGAAAAAATGGACAAACCAGATGCCAAAACTCACGATGTTCAATCTTCAAGTGCTGATGTCGTAACACCCGCTGTGGTGGAAAGAGTTGAGAGCGTTGCAGTTGAAGAAACTGGGGGTTTTGTTGAAAAAGAAGACCCAATAATTGAACACAATATGGTTGAAACTGTGCCCATTGAGCCAGCAACTGAAACTATCGATTCATTTACTGTTGCTTATAAAAGCGACCACAACCCTAGTGAAGATACAACGGATATTCCGTGTGATATTGTAGGTGATACCTTCACTGTCACTTGCACAGGTACCTACCATCATAGTGAAGATGCATTGAAAGTTTCAAGCGGTTTGGCTGCAGTGTTTGATAATGAACACGCAGATGATGATAATGATGATAGAGATAACGGATCTATTGACGATATTGCTATGGAAGATTTAGATGAATATTTGAAGCATATCTGA